One window from the genome of Bacteroidota bacterium encodes:
- a CDS encoding zf-TFIIB domain-containing protein gives MYCPVCKETKLLISNREGVEIDYCPDCRGVWLDRGELDKIIERSSQVSAGSRSDDRRETYREKDSDYREKDRGYEKDRSYDSGEYGYKKKKRGGFLDDIFDF, from the coding sequence ATGTATTGCCCGGTATGTAAAGAAACAAAGCTTTTAATTTCCAACAGGGAAGGTGTGGAAATTGACTACTGTCCCGATTGCCGCGGAGTGTGGCTTGACAGAGGTGAGCTCGATAAAATTATCGAGAGATCGTCTCAGGTTTCCGCAGGCAGCAGAAGTGATGACCGCCGTGAGACCTACCGTGAAAAGGATTCCGACTACAGAGAAAAAGACCGTGGATATGAGAAAGACAGAAGTTATGACAGTGGTGAATACGGTTACAAGAAAAAGAAGAGAGGTGGATTTCTGGATGACATTTTCGATTTTTAA
- a CDS encoding DUF2911 domain-containing protein — MKKASSIILLTFFLVITSLNAQAPAVPAASPLGSVYQVVGISEVTVKYSRPSVKGRQIFGGVVPFDQVWRTGANSATTIAFTNDATISGTKLAAGTYGIFTIPGKTEWTVILSKDNNLWGSGNYNPGNDALRFKVTPEKTSNVELLTFNFESVESDKAKLTISWADVKISFDIVFESHKNILDKLKTDVNWSTSFRGADYLLKSGKDLDLAMKYIDISIMIDENYNNLKVKAQLLEKAGKKSEAIATMQKALDKAATMKNPPFDLDAMKSLLENWKK; from the coding sequence ATGAAAAAAGCATCATCAATCATTCTTCTCACATTTTTTCTTGTCATCACTTCCCTTAACGCCCAGGCACCTGCTGTTCCGGCGGCTTCCCCTTTGGGTTCAGTCTATCAGGTTGTTGGAATAAGTGAAGTGACAGTAAAATACTCCCGCCCTTCTGTAAAAGGGAGACAAATTTTTGGCGGAGTGGTTCCGTTTGACCAGGTATGGAGAACTGGCGCCAACTCAGCTACCACTATCGCGTTCACAAATGATGCAACCATCAGCGGGACCAAACTGGCTGCAGGAACTTATGGAATATTTACAATTCCCGGCAAAACAGAGTGGACAGTCATTCTCTCGAAGGACAACAACCTGTGGGGTTCCGGAAACTACAATCCCGGAAATGATGCACTTCGTTTCAAGGTCACACCTGAAAAAACAAGCAATGTGGAACTTCTCACCTTTAATTTCGAGTCAGTCGAAAGCGACAAAGCAAAACTGACCATCTCATGGGCAGATGTGAAGATCAGTTTTGACATCGTCTTCGAGAGTCATAAAAACATCCTCGACAAGCTGAAAACCGATGTAAACTGGAGCACTTCATTCAGAGGAGCTGATTATTTGTTAAAATCGGGCAAAGACCTCGACCTGGCAATGAAGTATATCGACATATCAATCATGATCGATGAAAACTATAACAATCTGAAGGTTAAGGCACAATTGCTCGAGAAGGCAGGCAAGAAAAGTGAAGCGATTGCGACCATGCAGAAGGCACTGGATAAAGCCGCAACGATGAAAAATCCCCCTTTTGACCTTGATGCAATGAAATCACTTCTGGAAAACTGGAAGAAATAG
- a CDS encoding T9SS type A sorting domain-containing protein — protein sequence MKSLLIFVLTGLILSLQIFAQTVINQREKDGDRYLYLNFVVNAHDFTEPEQSCKTLMRAAHIFNKYGVRADFYFVEQLVTNIVQFYPWFPDSLKILGMGINLHHRAPHILSFKSSYINNLSKKPLDTLVSVLDSYEKYRLDLVTGGYKTAFTGGYKSVSEIFDESPFTVSTGESGPTSNFGRADLIACKSMGAKGVLLFHEEGSDADYPLFYSQGLLVRPVDFSITRWTAGSQTDDEFWWEMIGTPDEPYYSPAAYLTSKMNSINNTKLNFANAIIHETDFHFNLPPWRACYYSDSMSTVPLQAPFDTSRTSFWIRTNSEQQEERLWSYYDSLVATAAGNPHIKTFIMKDLNTLISPDIERSVSINQIYELSRIIAASNPVNFPPRFFSLSGDYFSIADAYFTITKSLAGYLSTGSLPGSVTTADINGPFDTTVVNLSSVGSVDSLSIRKGVAFNDSLFSYYATGNKYLSRIPSSVVTNGFPPANPLEYLFIAASALKNIYETGTIGTVTPKSISYTNKTVYQNPVKWGEKPARRISVTGVERENPVLPGDFKVSQNYPNPFNPSTSFRIEMVNGGNCRVSIHDISGNLIKSEQITSDNPEFVYNFNGNGMASGVYFFRFSFNNTSIIKKAILIK from the coding sequence ATGAAGAGTCTTTTAATATTTGTTTTAACCGGTTTAATTCTTTCCCTGCAAATATTTGCTCAAACTGTTATCAATCAAAGAGAGAAGGATGGTGATCGTTACCTTTATTTGAATTTTGTGGTTAACGCACACGATTTTACTGAACCGGAACAGTCGTGCAAAACTTTGATGCGGGCTGCTCACATTTTTAACAAATATGGTGTGAGAGCTGATTTTTATTTTGTTGAGCAATTGGTTACAAACATTGTTCAGTTCTATCCGTGGTTTCCGGATTCATTAAAAATATTGGGTATGGGGATAAATCTTCATCACCGGGCACCACATATCCTTTCGTTTAAGTCATCTTACATTAACAATTTAAGTAAAAAACCGCTTGATACTTTAGTGAGTGTGCTTGATTCATATGAAAAATACCGGCTTGATCTGGTAACAGGCGGATATAAAACTGCTTTCACAGGTGGTTACAAGTCGGTATCGGAAATATTTGATGAATCACCTTTCACCGTATCTACGGGGGAGAGTGGACCCACATCCAATTTTGGAAGGGCTGATCTGATTGCTTGTAAAAGTATGGGGGCAAAGGGAGTGCTTCTGTTTCATGAAGAAGGTTCTGATGCAGATTACCCCCTTTTTTATTCACAAGGTCTGCTCGTTCGTCCCGTCGATTTCAGTATTACCCGTTGGACAGCGGGTTCACAAACCGATGATGAGTTTTGGTGGGAGATGATCGGTACTCCGGATGAGCCGTACTATTCACCAGCCGCGTACCTGACATCAAAGATGAACTCGATCAACAACACGAAGTTGAATTTTGCCAATGCCATAATTCATGAAACAGATTTTCATTTTAATCTGCCTCCCTGGCGCGCCTGCTATTATTCTGATTCGATGTCGACAGTCCCTTTGCAGGCGCCGTTTGATACCAGCCGGACATCCTTCTGGATCAGAACCAACAGCGAGCAACAGGAAGAAAGATTATGGAGTTATTATGACTCCCTCGTCGCTACTGCTGCCGGGAATCCCCATATAAAGACCTTTATTATGAAAGATCTTAACACCTTAATATCGCCTGACATCGAGAGAAGTGTTTCCATAAACCAGATTTATGAACTCTCCAGAATTATCGCTGCTTCAAATCCTGTCAATTTTCCACCCCGCTTTTTCAGCCTCTCCGGAGATTATTTTTCAATCGCCGATGCTTACTTTACCATCACCAAATCACTGGCAGGCTACTTAAGCACGGGTTCACTTCCGGGGAGTGTTACTACAGCGGATATAAACGGACCATTTGATACAACGGTTGTTAATCTCTCTTCAGTTGGTTCCGTAGATTCACTTTCAATCAGAAAAGGAGTTGCCTTCAACGACTCGCTGTTCAGTTATTATGCGACCGGCAACAAATATCTCTCTCGAATACCTTCCAGCGTTGTTACAAACGGATTCCCTCCGGCAAATCCTTTGGAGTATCTGTTTATTGCAGCATCGGCACTCAAAAATATATACGAAACCGGAACAATCGGAACAGTTACCCCCAAAAGTATCTCATACACGAATAAAACTGTGTACCAAAACCCCGTAAAATGGGGAGAAAAGCCGGCGAGAAGAATTTCAGTAACCGGTGTGGAAAGGGAAAATCCGGTTCTCCCAGGGGATTTTAAAGTATCACAGAATTACCCCAATCCCTTCAATCCCTCCACAAGCTTCAGAATAGAAATGGTGAATGGAGGGAATTGCCGGGTCAGTATTCATGATATCAGTGGAAATTTGATAAAGAGTGAGCAAATTACATCCGACAATCCGGAGTTTGTTTACAATTTTAACGGAAACGGAATGGCATCGGGTGTCTATTTCTTCAGATTTTCATTTAACAACACTAGCATTATCAAAAAAGCAATTTTAATCAAATAA
- a CDS encoding glycosyltransferase family 39 protein: MPATITKNRLILVLSSITLIVHLYAILFGGFSYFRDELYYLESTRHLDFGYVDHPPLSIWLLWLITSVFGDSVGVIRIVPAVFSAVVVFLSCKTAQKTGGGSFAMFLTAITVSLMPIFMGMNSVYSMNFIDWFFWALLSYLAVDLIQEPQNKKFIVWGIVAGFGMLNKISIAWLIAGFFAALLVSDKRKLLKTPYPWISGVIALIIFSPYIVWNVFNDFAHLEFMRNAVEMKYSQITRVQFLMDQLMLMSPFAIVLAFCGVWYSTFNPAGRKDMAPAVIWLTTLMILLVNSHSKAEYLGAAYPALIALGAVFLESKLNVSKLVFYPVKFALPVLIIGMGIIAIPVVVPVLKVEDTIKYFRLTGLNPQSNEGHKLTELHQFYADMHGWEELVESVRKVVDSIPGKDTLSILIVANNYGEASAINVIGRKYNLPYCTTEHNSYWLWGVPREEYDMYISLGDSEEDVKTYAINPELKGVHTAKYSMPYENNLNIWVAKRLKYPFKELWKKAKKYI, from the coding sequence ATGCCAGCGACAATAACAAAAAACCGTTTAATACTTGTTTTATCCTCGATAACACTGATTGTCCACCTTTACGCGATTTTGTTTGGCGGATTTTCCTACTTTCGGGATGAGCTTTACTACCTTGAGTCAACGCGGCATCTGGATTTTGGCTATGTCGATCATCCGCCACTTTCGATCTGGCTGCTATGGTTGATTACTTCAGTCTTTGGAGATTCTGTTGGTGTGATAAGAATTGTACCGGCGGTTTTTTCCGCAGTGGTTGTATTTTTATCGTGTAAAACTGCTCAGAAAACGGGTGGTGGGAGTTTTGCGATGTTTCTTACGGCGATTACAGTTTCTTTGATGCCGATTTTTATGGGGATGAATTCGGTCTATTCAATGAATTTTATCGACTGGTTCTTCTGGGCACTTCTCTCGTATCTGGCAGTTGATCTGATTCAGGAACCGCAGAATAAAAAGTTTATTGTTTGGGGAATTGTGGCAGGATTCGGAATGCTGAATAAAATAAGCATCGCCTGGTTGATCGCCGGATTTTTTGCTGCTCTTCTTGTCAGTGACAAAAGAAAACTGTTGAAAACGCCTTATCCATGGATTTCGGGGGTAATTGCGCTTATAATTTTCTCTCCTTACATTGTCTGGAATGTGTTCAACGATTTCGCTCATCTCGAATTCATGCGAAATGCCGTGGAAATGAAGTACTCACAAATTACCCGGGTGCAGTTCCTCATGGATCAGTTGATGCTCATGAGTCCATTCGCGATTGTTTTGGCATTTTGCGGAGTGTGGTATTCGACATTCAATCCTGCGGGGAGGAAAGATATGGCACCGGCGGTAATATGGCTGACTACACTAATGATTTTGCTGGTTAATTCACATTCAAAGGCTGAGTATCTGGGTGCCGCTTATCCCGCACTTATTGCTCTTGGGGCAGTATTTCTTGAATCGAAACTCAATGTATCGAAACTGGTGTTCTACCCCGTGAAATTTGCGCTGCCCGTTTTGATAATCGGAATGGGAATTATTGCCATCCCCGTGGTGGTGCCGGTTCTAAAAGTCGAAGACACAATCAAATATTTCAGGTTAACGGGTTTAAATCCGCAATCGAACGAGGGGCATAAACTGACAGAGCTTCATCAGTTTTATGCTGACATGCACGGGTGGGAGGAGCTTGTGGAATCGGTCAGAAAAGTTGTGGACTCAATTCCGGGGAAAGACACGCTTTCAATTCTTATTGTGGCAAACAACTACGGAGAGGCGAGTGCAATCAATGTGATCGGACGGAAATACAATCTTCCTTACTGTACGACTGAACACAACAGTTACTGGTTGTGGGGTGTGCCGAGGGAGGAGTATGATATGTATATTTCGCTGGGTGACTCTGAGGAGGATGTGAAAACCTATGCAATTAATCCGGAACTCAAAGGAGTCCATACAGCGAAATATTCCATGCCTTATGAGAATAACCTGAACATCTGGGTTGCCAAGAGGCTAAAATATCCTTTTAAGGAGCTCTGGAAAAAGGCAAAGAAGTATATATAA
- a CDS encoding DUF433 domain-containing protein has protein sequence MKYDDIITIQSEKRFGKPCVRDTRISVYDVLSWLASGMTMQEILEDFPELTHEDILACLAFAAEREHRIKIAI, from the coding sequence ATGAAATATGATGATATCATAACAATTCAAAGCGAAAAACGATTTGGTAAACCTTGCGTAAGAGATACCAGAATCAGCGTCTATGATGTATTGAGCTGGCTTGCTTCAGGGATGACGATGCAGGAGATACTTGAAGATTTCCCGGAGTTAACGCACGAGGATATACTTGCATGTCTGGCTTTTGCTGCTGAGAGAGAACATCGGATTAAAATTGCGATATGA
- a CDS encoding DEAD/DEAH box helicase family protein — protein sequence MTTPTEKRFEVHIENSLVSQGYTSLPYTKYDRGLCLIPDEVTGFIRSTQPKEWEKLELQYGDSASSKVLGRISDEIGKRGIVDVLRNGVKDRGANLRLVYFQPNSGLNKEHENLYRMNRLTLVRQLRYSIKNENSIDMVLFVNGLPVLTMELKNQLTGQSYKDSEKQYKAARDPAEPLLRFKRCAVHFCVDNDNVSMTTQLAGDKTRFLPYNKDIENPVNYDGYRTHYLWEEVLAPTSLCDILENFVHLATELSTEWDSSKGKVVDKTKEVLVFPRYHQLTVIRRLKDAIREEGVGHNYLIQHTTGSGKSYSIGWLAHLLTSLYKTKDDTKRMFDSIIVVTDRIVLDKQLQRTVKQLEQTHGVVNKVEAGSKQLKQYLESGKDIIVTTIQKFPFISEEMVKMGNKTFGVIIDEVHSSQSGESAKHLKKTLTASQDSDDDGETDYEDKILQEIQSRGKQNHISFFGFTGTPKNKTLELFGRKRADGMFEAFHYYTMRQSIYEGFTLDVIQNYTTYKRWFKVIQKSEEDKKLPESRATRALVNFVDSHEETIHRKVMIILDQFRNKTEKTIGGKGRGMVVVRSRLHCVLFFQEMVKQMRELALPYSCLVAFSGTVTYNGEEFTEDSLNRGNGLAYGIPIEKGLKDPRYRILIVSSKFQTGYDEPLLHSMFVDKVLNGIQCVQTLSRLNRVTTGKTETFVLDFVNKYEDIILSFEPFFTTTLLSEETDPNKLYDIETNIRGYNLFTKQETDDFCKEFYSEKATDELLQPLIDKVVERWRELNDPEDKSNFKSEIQSYIRLYGYISQIINFEDVNLEKLFVFLKYLNKKLPKNSESGIDLSKSVDLESLRIQMISENNTILDYDPGILDPITAEAVQKPEEPQELLSEIIRKINEVFGEQLTDEHRIMIQHVNERMHKHEGLQKVMAGDNSEQNKKKKFEEILNETLLSYVNTQFDFYQKLENPRVKSILMDVIYRQYGRMGV from the coding sequence ATGACCACCCCGACCGAAAAACGCTTTGAAGTTCACATAGAAAACTCCCTCGTATCGCAGGGATACACCTCACTGCCATACACAAAATATGACAGGGGGCTCTGTCTTATTCCCGATGAGGTTACAGGATTTATTAGATCCACACAGCCTAAGGAGTGGGAGAAACTTGAACTGCAATACGGCGATTCCGCATCATCAAAAGTTCTTGGAAGAATATCCGATGAAATTGGGAAACGGGGTATTGTTGATGTCCTGCGAAACGGAGTAAAAGACAGAGGTGCCAATCTCAGACTGGTCTATTTTCAACCCAACAGCGGACTGAACAAAGAGCATGAAAATCTCTACCGGATGAACCGGCTTACTCTCGTCCGGCAGCTCAGGTATTCAATAAAAAATGAGAATTCAATCGATATGGTGCTCTTTGTGAACGGTCTCCCCGTACTCACAATGGAACTGAAGAATCAGTTGACCGGTCAGAGCTACAAGGATTCAGAAAAACAATATAAAGCGGCACGAGACCCGGCGGAACCACTTCTTCGCTTCAAACGGTGTGCGGTACATTTCTGTGTGGATAACGATAATGTATCCATGACCACGCAACTCGCTGGGGACAAAACCCGGTTCCTCCCTTACAACAAGGATATCGAGAATCCCGTGAACTACGACGGATACCGGACACATTACCTTTGGGAGGAAGTGCTGGCTCCCACATCCCTCTGTGATATCCTTGAGAATTTTGTTCACCTTGCCACCGAATTGTCAACAGAATGGGACAGCTCAAAAGGGAAAGTGGTTGACAAAACAAAGGAAGTGCTGGTTTTCCCCCGTTACCACCAGCTTACAGTAATCAGACGACTTAAAGACGCAATCAGGGAAGAGGGAGTCGGACACAATTATCTGATTCAGCATACAACAGGTTCGGGGAAATCGTATTCCATCGGCTGGCTGGCACATCTTTTGACCTCTCTCTATAAAACAAAGGACGACACCAAAAGGATGTTCGACAGCATCATTGTGGTTACAGACAGAATTGTACTGGACAAACAGCTACAGCGGACAGTCAAGCAACTGGAACAGACACACGGAGTCGTAAACAAGGTGGAGGCGGGCTCCAAACAGCTAAAGCAGTACCTCGAAAGCGGGAAGGATATTATAGTCACTACCATTCAGAAATTCCCCTTCATTTCTGAAGAAATGGTGAAAATGGGGAATAAAACCTTTGGAGTGATAATAGATGAAGTGCATTCCTCGCAGTCGGGTGAAAGTGCCAAACACCTGAAAAAAACCCTCACAGCTTCGCAGGATTCTGATGATGATGGTGAAACCGATTATGAAGATAAAATTCTTCAGGAGATACAAAGCCGGGGGAAACAGAATCACATCTCATTTTTTGGTTTTACGGGTACTCCAAAAAACAAAACTCTGGAACTCTTTGGCAGGAAAAGAGCCGACGGAATGTTCGAAGCTTTTCATTATTACACAATGAGGCAGTCGATCTATGAAGGGTTCACCCTTGATGTAATTCAAAATTACACAACATATAAAAGGTGGTTCAAGGTTATCCAAAAAAGTGAGGAGGATAAAAAACTTCCCGAGAGCAGGGCAACCAGAGCACTGGTTAATTTTGTCGATTCGCACGAAGAGACTATTCACCGGAAAGTGATGATCATTCTCGATCAGTTCAGGAACAAGACTGAAAAAACCATCGGTGGCAAGGGGAGAGGGATGGTGGTCGTAAGGTCACGACTTCATTGTGTGCTCTTTTTTCAGGAGATGGTAAAACAGATGAGGGAGCTTGCACTTCCTTACTCCTGTCTCGTTGCTTTCAGCGGAACCGTCACCTATAACGGGGAGGAATTTACAGAGGACTCGTTGAACCGGGGAAACGGACTCGCTTACGGAATTCCGATAGAAAAGGGATTGAAAGACCCCCGCTACAGAATCCTGATTGTATCGAGCAAATTTCAGACAGGGTATGACGAACCGTTGCTCCACTCAATGTTTGTGGACAAGGTTTTAAACGGTATCCAGTGCGTTCAGACCCTTTCCAGACTCAACAGGGTGACTACAGGGAAAACGGAAACATTTGTCCTCGATTTTGTGAACAAGTATGAAGATATTATCCTTTCTTTTGAACCGTTCTTTACCACAACGCTTCTCTCGGAAGAGACCGACCCGAACAAACTTTATGATATTGAGACTAACATCAGAGGCTACAACCTGTTCACAAAACAGGAAACTGATGATTTTTGCAAAGAGTTTTATTCTGAAAAAGCCACAGATGAACTGCTTCAACCACTGATCGACAAGGTTGTGGAAAGATGGAGAGAGCTGAACGACCCCGAAGATAAGAGCAACTTTAAGTCGGAAATACAATCTTACATTCGACTTTACGGCTATATTTCGCAGATAATCAACTTTGAGGATGTGAATCTTGAAAAACTGTTTGTCTTCCTGAAGTACCTCAACAAAAAACTGCCGAAGAACTCTGAATCGGGCATCGACCTTTCAAAGTCAGTTGATCTTGAGTCACTTCGCATACAAATGATCAGCGAAAATAATACCATTCTCGACTATGATCCCGGAATCCTTGATCCCATCACCGCAGAAGCGGTACAAAAACCGGAGGAACCACAGGAACTCCTGTCGGAAATCATCCGGAAAATCAACGAAGTCTTTGGTGAGCAGCTCACAGACGAGCACCGGATAATGATTCAGCATGTAAATGAGCGAATGCATAAACACGAGGGCCTCCAAAAAGTAATGGCAGGCGACAATTCAGAACAAAACAAAAAGAAAAAATTCGAAGAGATCCTGAACGAAACCCTCCTCAGCTATGTAAACACCCAGTTTGATTTCTATCAGAAACTTGAGAACCCCCGGGTGAAGAGTATTCTCATGGATGTGATATACAGGCAGTACGGGAGGATGGGGGTGTGA
- a CDS encoding helix-turn-helix transcriptional regulator, which translates to MKKNQNDKSNLLQEPIAKEVDRYLDFTMTVTKIIIDKLRNEKITKREFARSLGKNESQISEWLSGRHNFTLRTLADISAKYELDFSEAFKLVIEDALSVNQFIETSPTKQKANSKSIKSVFRSQHENTNLRI; encoded by the coding sequence ATGAAAAAAAATCAGAATGACAAAAGCAACCTGTTACAGGAACCAATTGCCAAAGAAGTAGACAGATACCTTGACTTTACGATGACAGTAACAAAAATAATCATCGATAAATTGAGGAATGAAAAAATTACAAAGCGAGAGTTTGCCCGGTCGCTCGGAAAGAACGAGTCACAAATCTCCGAGTGGTTGAGCGGAAGGCACAATTTCACACTGCGTACCCTCGCGGATATCTCAGCTAAATACGAGTTGGATTTTTCTGAAGCTTTTAAACTTGTGATTGAAGACGCACTAAGTGTGAACCAGTTTATTGAAACGAGTCCGACAAAACAAAAAGCGAATTCGAAGTCCATAAAATCAGTATTTCGCTCGCAGCATGAGAACACTAATTTACGAATTTGA
- a CDS encoding DUF5615 family PIN-like protein has translation MKLLFDQNISFRIVKKIQDSFPGSKQVSQVGLNQTSDINIWEYARENGFSIVTFDSDFYDLCLLRGIPPKIIWLRCGNTSTNNILQILLNEEDHIISFLTDREDQTKHCLEIG, from the coding sequence ATGAAGTTACTTTTTGACCAGAATATCTCTTTTCGGATCGTAAAAAAAATTCAAGACAGTTTTCCCGGCTCCAAACAAGTATCCCAGGTTGGCTTAAATCAGACTTCTGACATCAATATTTGGGAATATGCCAGAGAGAATGGTTTTTCTATTGTCACATTTGACTCGGATTTTTATGATCTTTGCCTGCTGAGAGGAATTCCTCCGAAAATCATTTGGTTAAGATGCGGAAATACTTCTACCAACAACATTTTGCAGATTCTGCTGAATGAAGAGGATCATATCATCTCATTCCTCACTGACCGGGAGGATCAAACGAAACATTGCCTGGAAATAGGTTAG
- a CDS encoding T9SS type A sorting domain-containing protein, whose translation MFTRVTILLLIVASLHAQTPVYVNITSHNEVTDPVLYDTDSVGFMQVRSHIVELANTVKSKGAKYNFQADWRFLNGVLNFDKGNDSATGGKNILKWLSEDSQQRIQVDAHSHLSDGYNYADIAKLIADCGVTDSKIVGGFLWNDTVGLKSWLLFEGGLRGQKFPLKIWKPDIVWGCATKGMFHNGDLNAFGSWRPAGAWNLMTHDPTKRVRLLGNACHNQVTDTTEITDNLNTLNGMLNAIANGTLPSGNFYTATIMINQRDFKPSYLAKISSLIDSLNVLAASGKIVWATLGEKDSIWRNDYGGTPHFLTCDDLPTSVEEPAATPDEIKLGQNYPNPFNPVTTLNFILSKSTDVRLSFYNCEGVLISEEFLSGLPAGQHSYQFDGTSLPSGVYFCRLSGGGYSELKKMVLLK comes from the coding sequence ATGTTTACGCGAGTTACAATCCTTCTTTTAATCGTAGCATCACTTCATGCACAAACACCAGTCTATGTCAACATAACATCGCATAATGAAGTGACCGATCCGGTACTCTATGACACTGACAGTGTCGGATTCATGCAGGTCAGAAGCCATATAGTGGAGTTAGCCAACACAGTGAAGTCAAAAGGCGCCAAATATAACTTTCAGGCAGACTGGAGATTCTTAAACGGCGTATTGAATTTTGATAAGGGGAATGATTCTGCAACTGGGGGCAAGAATATTCTGAAGTGGTTGTCCGAGGACAGTCAGCAAAGAATTCAGGTGGATGCTCATTCTCATCTGTCAGACGGATATAATTATGCGGATATCGCCAAGTTAATAGCCGACTGTGGTGTTACGGATTCAAAAATTGTCGGAGGATTTTTATGGAATGACACAGTTGGACTTAAGAGCTGGCTCCTTTTTGAAGGGGGACTTCGAGGCCAGAAATTCCCGCTGAAAATCTGGAAACCGGATATAGTCTGGGGATGTGCAACAAAAGGGATGTTCCATAATGGAGATCTCAATGCATTTGGTTCATGGAGACCAGCAGGTGCATGGAATCTGATGACACATGATCCGACAAAAAGAGTACGGTTACTCGGAAATGCCTGTCACAATCAGGTGACCGATACCACTGAGATTACAGACAATCTTAACACTCTCAACGGGATGCTTAACGCCATAGCGAATGGAACATTACCGTCCGGTAATTTTTACACTGCAACGATAATGATTAACCAAAGAGATTTCAAACCCTCATATCTCGCAAAAATCAGCAGTCTTATCGATTCATTAAATGTGTTGGCGGCAAGCGGGAAGATTGTCTGGGCTACTTTAGGTGAGAAAGATTCGATCTGGAGAAATGATTATGGCGGTACACCGCATTTTCTTACCTGTGATGATCTTCCAACTTCTGTGGAAGAGCCTGCGGCAACACCGGATGAGATAAAATTGGGTCAGAATTATCCCAATCCGTTTAATCCGGTGACAACGCTGAATTTCATTCTGAGCAAGTCCACGGATGTCCGATTAAGCTTCTACAATTGTGAAGGTGTACTCATTTCAGAGGAATTTTTAAGCGGTTTGCCGGCAGGTCAGCATAGCTATCAATTTGACGGTACTTCATTACCCTCAGGTGTATATTTTTGCCGGCTTTCAGGTGGGGGGTATTCAGAATTGAAGAAAATGGTTTTGTTAAAATAG